The following are encoded in a window of Amaranthus tricolor cultivar Red isolate AtriRed21 chromosome 2, ASM2621246v1, whole genome shotgun sequence genomic DNA:
- the LOC130805789 gene encoding E3 ubiquitin-protein ligase RMA1H1-like: MEYFAESVKQSKSSDEGLEKLKSSSSGDAETNISSGFDCNICLDIVRDPVITFCGHLYCWPCIYRWIQSERSSSENFVLQQQSQCPVCKAQVTQNTLIPLYGRGQSREQPDQTGGKIDLVIPHRPSGPRCGVHTIITGASTSPHPSQQLNYHAYSHPRYHQVHPLYSDEHSWSPTLGFAGTTTYNPMIDIFGEMIYDRMFGNLQTTLYTCPNTYSVATMSSPRLRRHVMQVDRSLSRVKNYRNQDASFSATTGIFHVYTHVQISHCID, encoded by the exons ATGGAGTACTTTGCCGAATCTGTAAAACAAAGCAAATCAAGTGATGAAGGCTTGGAAAAATTGAAATCTTCATCATCTGGAGATGCTGAAACTAACATATCTAGTGGTTTTGATTGCAATATCTGCCTAGACATTGTTCGAGACCCTGTCATAACATTTTGTGGTCATCTCTACTGCTGGCCTTGCATCTATAGGTGGATTCAGTCCGAGAGAAGTTCTTCTGAAAACTTTGTTCTACAACAACAATCTCAATGTCCTGTTTGCAAAGCTCAAGTCACGCAAAATACTTTGATACCCCTCTATGGTCGAGGGCAGTCTAGAGAACAGCCTGATCAAACAGGTGGCAAAATAGACCTCGTTATCCCTCATAGGCCTAGCGGTCCTCGTTGTGGGGTCCACACAATAATAACCGGTGCATCTACTAGTCCGCATCCTAGTCAACAACTCAATTACCATGCTTACTCTCACCCTCGCTATCACCAAGTACATCCACTCTACTCAGATGAGCATTCCTGGTCACCTACACTCGGGTTTGCAGGAACTACCACATACAATCCTATGATTGACATCTTTGGCGAAATGATCTATGATCGGATGTTCGGAAACTTACAAACGACGCTTTATACTTGTCCAAACACGTACAGTGTTGCGACCATGAGTAGCCCTAGGTTGAGGCGGCATGTGATGCAAGTAGATAGGTCGTTGAGCAGAGTCA AAAACTATCGTAATCAGGATGCTTCTTTTAGTGCCACTACTGGAATATTTCATGTATACACGCATGTGCAGATAAGTCATTGTATAGATTAA